Sequence from the Phragmites australis chromosome 11, lpPhrAust1.1, whole genome shotgun sequence genome:
aataacaattattataacacaaaactataactattataTCAactgtaacacaaaactacgaCTCATCAATCTCACTGCATGTAAGCCACCTGGGTTTTGTGTTATAAAATGACACAACACTTGTAGCTCGGTGATACGAGAAACGATAGTTGTAATTTTGtataattcataaaaaaaactttcactTAAAACCCTGCAATTCTCATGGGAATCGAGAAACTCTCTCTGGTCAGGATCTGCCGGTCCACGCAGGTGAGCGCAAAAGGCCCAGGGCCCAGCAGGTACGGGCTGTGAAAGCGAAACCGCGCCAAGCCCATCCTTCCCCGGGCAGATACGCCATGCGCCGCTTCGAGCGGCACACCCCGGATGCCACACCAGGGCGGCAAAGCAGCGACGAGCCTCTGCCCTCCCCCCTTCCCGTGCAAACAATTCGATTGCCCGTGACCCCTGGTCCATGGCCGGACCCACTCGCCAGACACCCGTGCGCGGCTCCTCGTAGACCACCAGTAGTCTCCCCCTCCCGACTCCCTCTTCCCGACGACACAGCTCACGAGGGATAACGCCGAAGGCCAAACCCAaaccaaaaccctagccccgTTGATGAGctcgtctccgccgccgccgtagaTGCACGGGCTCTCCCtcatccccgccgccgccgcaacgCCCCTCATTGTCGCGTCCTCCACCATGCCCGCGCTCCGCCTCGCCTCCCCCGCGCTCCGCCTCGCCGCGCGCCGCCCGGGCCCGCGCCCCCCGCCCTGGCTGCTTTTCGGAGGAGGGGTGGCGCGGAGGGGGCTGCTCTGCTCCGCCGAGGCCGCGAGGCggggcggcgacgaggaggcggaggagaggCGGAGCGGACCCGGGAGCCGCGCGGCGACGGAGAGGAGGCTGAGGGGCGGGAATGCGGCGGTGGGGAGCGTCGAGCTCCTCGCCATTCCCGGGGTTGGGCCGCGCAACCTGAGGAAGCTCGTGGACAACGGGTTCGAGGGCGTCGCGCAGCTCAAGCAGCTCTACAGGGATAAGGTCCGCGTGACTGTGTTTCGCTATCTACTGTTCTTGTAATTGGCGGCATTTCTGCGcgaattttttattaataaaagcACACGTCTTAACTCCCTAGACTAGCATACTACCATTTGTTCATCGACATTGAACCCACTAGTTATCAACCAGCTTAAGGTGGTCAGATTTCGCTCATGTCCCTACCTTGGCTGTCAATAACTCCGATGCGAGGCTTATTGTGCATGCTATGGCTTACATTGAATCTACTTTGTGTATACAAGCCAAAAAGCTGAATCTCATGTGGTGCATATATACACGCACAGTATGCTCAATTGTTGATGGATGTCATGGTGAAAGATATACTTAAAAGGTATCCTTTCTGTATTAAACTAATAGTGGGAAAAAATTCAAGCGATACATGTTTAGTGTTACACAGGGGGTCTAACTTTTGAGTAACTAAAGCATATGTGAAACTTAAAACCACGTGAAAGGAATGTGGCATGATAATTGGAAAAAAGTTATTATAGTTTTAGATTTCTTGGGTGTTTGGGAGCTTAAGCAGGGTCATGGTATCCCTTGTGCTTCAACTCTCTTTAAAACAAGCTTCATTTTGAATGTTCAACAGTCAAAATTATAACTGTTTCATGTCCACTGTGCTGGAAGTAAACAATCATGATGGTCTTTCTCTTTCGCTATATCATCTATACTTGATACATCTCATGCTATTAAGATTGCAAATTCGGGATAGGTCTTTCAACGCCCACATGGGGTGTGAGGTTAACTATCGATATGGTGATACCGACTTCTCCATTTGAATATGCTGGTCTCTCAATCTAACACCATTGCATCCTTTCCCAACAATTTGCATGCACATGCAGTTCTTTGGCAAGTCCAGCGAGCAGATGGTTGAATTCTTGCAGAGTTCTGTTGGCATCATACATAAGAACCATGCTGAGAGTATAACTTCATTCATCAAAGAGAGTGTTGATGAAGAGCTGAAGGATACAGATTCATCTAAGCCCTCTCAGAAGAAAAGGCTGACCTTTTGTGTTGAAGGGAATATTAGCGTTGGGAAGACCACCTTCCTCCAAAGAATAGCTAATGAGACAATTGAACTGCGTGATCTTGTAGAGGTAGTTCCTGAGCCTATTGGTAAGTGGCAGGATGTTGGTCCTGATCACTTCAATATATTGGATGCTTTCTACGCTGAGCCACATAGGTATGCATACACTTTCCAAAACTATGTGTTTGTGACGAGGGTCATGCAAGAAAGGGAATCGCAAGGTGGAATAAAACCTCTCAGACTTATGGAAAGAAGTGTATTCAGTGATAGGATGGTGGGTCAATCTTTCTTGCAAATGCTTGTTCAGGCACACTTCAGTTTCATTCTGATACGATTGTTAACTGTTAAGTAAACTTATTGCTCTATTAATATTCAACAGGTATTTGTCCGTGCTGTTCATGAAGCTAACTGGATGAATGAGATGGAGATCAGCATCTACGATTCCTGGTTTGATCCGGTTGTGTCTTCACTCCCAGGTCTAATCCCCGATGGTTTTATCTATCTAAGAGCTAGTCCAGATACTTGCCACAAAAGAATGATGCACCGGAAAAGATCAGAGGAAGGTGGTGTTACGCTTGACTACCTGCAAGGTTTGCATGAGAAACATGAGAGCTGGTTGCTTCCTTCGAAAGGAACAGGTCCTGGTGTATTATCAGTCAGTCAGCTGCCCATACATATGGAGGGCTCCTTGCCTCCAGAAATACGGGATCGTGTATTTTACTTGGAAGGAAATCACATGCATTCTAGTATCCAGAAGGTACTTGCTTCCAGGGTTCCGAATTTGGGATTTGGAAAGAAAAAACAGACCCTGGGAGGTACCAGTTACCACTGGTGACTGGTATTTCGGGATAGTTTGGGTTGTCCAactttttgaataaaaaatggTTAAAGTAGCGTGAATGTTGGGCTCATACAAGATTTGGGCTGTTACCGGCTGGTTCCCATTCAGGGAACTAAAACCATATCGTTTTAGACTAAAACGATATGGAACTGAGATAGGAATATTACATAGATGCTACTTAGTGCAAACACCATCAGTTCTCACAAACTGTATATCTATGTTGCAGTTTTTTGTTAGCTCACCTTATCcaatgttttgaatttgaacCAAAATTTATTTAAGAAGTACAAGTTTAAATTTGAATATTTGGTCAGTATATATTCTCACCACTAGGAATGGGAAACCGATTCATGGTGGTAACCAGTGGATTACCACTGATATTTCCTCAGTGCTTACTCCTGCCTTGCTCTCAAAGCTCTAGTACTAGTGTTTCGGTTGAATTGAGGCCTTCTTCTGTGTAGGTCCCAGCACTTGTCTTGGATTGCGAACCTGACATTGATTTCAACAAAGACATAGAAGCTAAACGACAGTAAGTTTGCAGATCTTCCTTTTATTAACTTATTTGTtcatggtgttttttttttctgtgattGACTGAGTTTTTGCTCTAGTTTTGCTCTTGTCACTGTTTACTGAAATTTAACAAAAAATCATCTGTGAAGACATTGACATACTTGTAACTACTCGTAAAACTCTGCAATTCTCATTTAAGGCTTTAACCTTTTACCTGTATAGATATGCTCGCCAAGTTGCAGAGTTCTTtgaattcgtgaagaaaaagaaggaagctCCATCTGAGCAAACAAGCACCGACAAGGACCGCATGAACCCACAGATTATGCTTCCTAACAGAGGCAGTTTGTGGGTCCCTGAAGGCAGCCCTTTTGCAGGTTCCCCGATGAATCTGGATTTCCGAAGAGCCATGTCTTCGTACCTCTCAACTTGATTTCAGCTGCAAAAAGAAACTAGGATCGCAATTCACTGACCTCGCAAACCGATTATGTTAAGTTAAACCTAGGTTGCCCGATGCTAGCCACTGATGTAAGATAGCCTGGCTGTATCACCATCTTGTAAATGATGATCTTACTGCTAGTTCCACGTTTTGCAGCACCAAGCATCAGCTTCAATTTACCTGAATTAATCTGATGATGGTTCTAATCTGTAACTTACATTTGCTTGCTAGAAGCATTCTGTTGAAAAGATTTGGAACGAGCTACTTGTACATTTGTGCTTGTGCTCTAATCTGTAACTTACGTTTGTTTTCCATGGGGCAGAGCAGAACCTTTTGAACGCATCAATACGATTTAATCAGTGACGTACCGCAGCCCGCAGGGCAAGCGGCACAGCGTGTCTGGCAGGGAAGGCTAGCTATGGAGTCCCCAAACGAAGTGGTAATCCCATTCTATACCTCCAAAATCCACTCCAAAATCCCCCAAGGGTACAATCAAGGGAAATGACCTGTTACCCACGGTACGCAACAAACACTGGCTTTTCAGGCATTCAGATTCAGAAAAACATCCTGTTGGACCGCTCGACATCAAGAGCAACACCACATGCTTCTGGGCAGGCGCGCAACGTGAATGATGTGCTCGGCGCCCGTTACGGCCGAGCTGAAAGCGGCCGGAGAAGATGACGGGCCGAGGGGTGGCAACGGCGACGGCAGTGTGCCATCGACCCACACACGATTCGGTTGCCGCCGGCGTCAAATCATACAGCGGTCGCGGCAAACAACCTGCCATGATTTGGTCTCTCTCCACACAGATAATGCTGCGACGCCCCCATCCATTCTCCGACCACACAAACGCTCTCACGTCTCTCGGTTTCACCCTTCCTCGACGGTGATCCTTCTACGAACCGTGCCATGCCATGCTAGTGCCATCGTTTTCTGGCGGTTTGGACAGGTGGAGACTGGCAAGACAAGGCTAGTGCAATTGCAGAGCTGTTCACATTTGTCAAAGGGCAAGTAAAAGTTATACAAAAGtgaaaggaaagaagagattGGCGAAAGACGGGCGTAGAGTCACTGAAATGTGACGTGTCCAGATCACTGAAGGTGTCGGCGCAAAACAGTCACTGGTTTCTACTCTCAGGTTAAAAATACAttattctttttaatttctcacGTTACACAttgaccattattttttattagaatatagttataatatctaataaaaatataacactacgagagtattttttaaaataaatttaaattgtgaatattttaaaaactattaccggtcaaagtttaaattttttattaaattttaataaaaataataattatttatgaTCGGAGAAGTAAACTAGAAAGGTAAATTCTTCTAGGACGTCACTGCTTTCTAAGGACGCAGAAAGTGGTCCTTGCCTCCTTGGACTGACCGGTCTGCGTCGAGATCCGAGGCTGCAAAGTGCTTGTTGCTCTGCGCAATCTGAAGCAGTGATGTGAACACCTCTTTTTCGCCATGTCGATATATTCACGGTTATTGGAGAAAGCTAGCATGTAATCCACATGTGATGGAACAATATTAAACGAGTATACGTCGGACTCTTGTCTAGTTAGCCTAACAATAAACTATGTGTTCAGTGCATAAAGTTGGTCTGAAAATCTCCACCGTTAAGAAATGCGTGCTCAGACCAGTGTAGGAACCAAGACTTCAGAATGATATCAATCTCCATCTCCagtgaagaaatacatacttacATACCCTCTATCAGCCCTCATAATTAAGTGGATTAGATATTATTAATTTTAAGATTAAAAATAGTTGTCTCCTTAGTAAGTGGTTTTTTAAATTACTAAATAAGGATAGGATTTGACAACGTTTACTAAAGAATAAAAACTTTGGTAGTAAACCCCTCACTCAAGTAAAATCAGGAGATTCTCATTTCTGGTTCGAGTCCATAAAAGTTAAGGACGATTTTCTTAAGTTAGATTCTTTCTCAATACAGGACGGAACACAAATAAAATTTTAGAAAGACACGTGGTTAGACACAAAACCACTCAGCGAACAATTCCCCTCACTGTATAATATAGTAAGGAGAAAGTAAGACACTATAGCAAATGTAATGAGTTCAATACCTCTAAATGTTTCTTTTCGTGGACCTATTGTTGGTGACAAATTAATCGTTTGGTATAGGTTAATGGCTAAAATAATATATGTTGACTTCACAAACAAAACAGATAGATTTCAATGGGGCCTTAATACCAATAGCCTTTTTTTAGTACAGTCAATGTACAATAGGATGATTCATCGATCTGTTTTCTTTCCATCACGTTGGCTTTGTAACCGCAAATGATGCTTAAGTAGCCGCAATGAGAGCATTGAACACTTATTTTTCAAGTGTCACTTTGCTAAGTCAATTTGGTAAATTGTTCAGATTGTTTCATGTATTACTATACCATGGATTGTGAACTATATTATAGGTGGTTGGTTACAGAATTGGATGCTACTAAAAAGAAGTGATACTAATTGGGTAGCCGCTCTATTTTGGGTGATTTAGCTATGCCGCAATGATATGGTCTTTAATAAAGTGACAATAATCTTTTTTTGCAAGCACCCTTTAGAGGCACATATTGGTACAGATTTTTAGAGACTGTTACAAAAGGAGGATCAAAGGGAAGAGATCAGATTGACAGCTTTTTGCCAAGAATGAATGAAGGTTTAGTTATAGGTTATGTGTTGGATAATGTCATGTTATCTCTCTAAATAACtatcatttttttgtttctctttcgACAATAGACTAGAATGATATAATAATGCAACAAGGGCTGTATGTATCCCCGGATGCAAAAAGCCAgaacatttttttcctttatctaaaaaatctcCAATGAAGATATGGCATGACTACTTTTGTGGAGATAATAAGCTAGGGTTTCACCAGTGATGGCCGTCGATGACCTCTGCCTGAGCTACCGCATGACAGAGGCCACAAGCATGGCCAAGTCACTGAGATATCCTATATGACTTAGGACTTAGGAGGTGAGGGCAGTGGTGGCACCATAGCTGGTGAGGAAGTGAGGCAAGCCTAGCTAAAGTCGGAGTGTCAGCGTGCAAGGGAAAGGGGAATGTTAGGGTTAAAATGTTGGGTTTTACATTGTGAAGAGATTTGGCCATTTGGGCTTAGGGTTACCATGGTATAAAATTTGACTGTTCTTTTTATATGAGTGTTGTCTTATCTATTCTTCTAATTTCCCTTCTCAACCTTGTAAATTAGTTGGATGTGGAATTTCTTAATGCTACATCTTTAGACAGGTAATTTTGAATTCGACCACGAATCTAGTCACAGTCAACCACGATGAAGTACTAATGCAATGCTTGGCACATGCCAGCTAACATTGTTGGTAACCATTACAATTGAAATACAGCAATGACGTTGTGACCCGCATTGATATATAACTACAATAGCAATAATGATTTTGTGTACTGCACTGATGTATAATTGAAGTAGCAGTAGGGAGGGCAACGGGGCGCGGTCGAGGGTGCCCCTTGTCCCCACCCCGTCCCCATCCCCGAAAGTCGTATCGAGACAAATACTCGCTCTGTCTTTGTCCCTGTCGGATTCCCGAACTCCAGCGGGGCCCTGGCAGGGTGGGCACGACAAGTGCGTTAGGGTGGGCGTGACAGGCATGGTGAGCAGGCGCAACGATGAGCAGGCGTGGCGGGCTTGGCAAGGCGAGGGCGCGGTGAGCAGGTGTTGCGACGAGCAGGTGTGGCGGGCTTGGCAGGGCGAGGGCGTGGCGAGCAGGCGTTGCGACGAGCAGGCATGGTCGGTAGCGCGACGGGCGCTGCGACGAGCAGGTGTGGCGGGCTTGGCAGGGCGAGGGCGGGCGAGCAGGCGCTGCGACGAGCAGGCATGGTCGGTAGCGCGATGAGCAGTGCGCGGGCGGTGAGCTGTGAGTGCTACGAGCTATGAGTGCGGCGAGCGGCGTGCAAGTATGGCAAGCAATCGGGTGAGCGGCGGACTCGGGGCCCATGGTGTCCTGCAGGGAGAACTCCACCTCGATTTGGACTTAGGGCCCCACCCTGTTGCCCCCACGAGGCAAAATCTGGCCCTGTCCTCACCCCACTCAGGGCGGATCCCCACAGGTCCCCGCCCCCACAGGAAAAATTACCACCCTTAAGTAGCAGTAATGGCGTTGTGGCCTGCACTGACGTATAACTACGACAACAACAATGCCTTTGAGAAACCAAATGAAGAAGTGCCTTAGTTTGTATGTGATGAGGCATTGATAACAGTTGGTgtgtcttgaacttggttagcatgtgtttgttgatgcttgttcttgtttatGTCTAAGTCAAGTTGGCGGTATTTGAAATTGATGAATTCTTCTCTATacgcagaaaaattacacaaacCGGAAGTTTcagtgtgaacatcggatgtttcggtgttcaTAGGAAGTCCTGGTGTGGGTAGTGTATACTcgtcggactatttcttgtatAGAGCATTTTTTCGGGTGAAATTAGAGAACAAtgcaccgaaaggtccggtgagtgtggtggctacaccaGAGGgtatcaccagagcattttcaatgttgaagcagaaataaaacaaacactggatggtctggtggtGAACTTTGAGAGAACcgaagtattttctgcagagagaaGATTTTTTGTGCCAATGTTTGATTATgtacatcggatagtccagtgctgAGATTTCGAATACCGGAGAATACACTAgatcttttgttgcagagaggttgtagaAGGGTGGTTCGATGGATTAGCACACattggattatctggtgatggacatgagatcaccggaagctttcaccagactttttcttgtagagagtAAAGTTTATCTAGAACatatagtgttacactcaccggatggtccggtgttcggGAGCAAAATACATCGGacacatctggtgttcacgttttctgcaggataTGTTCTGAGTTGAAGGTTTTGATTTaatgctaacctggagatgtttaTGAGTgtagagaaatgtgtttgctttgtttcaagatgtgcaggtgacagatgcaactCGGTGGTCAACGacaggtgatcggggctaagcaggtgcttggtgccgaatgaTTAAGGAGGGtcgagcggagtcaagggtaatcctagctgtacacatgaaggtcaagcgaAGCATAAAATAGATGATGAaaatgacgtgttgacaaaatcaagcgaaggggatgccggtgcaagtgacaagatgacccgagggatcaggagcgggagagacttgacgacggtcaagatcgtaagatggaGGACACTCATCATCATTGGAGCGCTTGGtttaggtggaagcaagtggaggctagtcacgttttgagaagcgtgctaggatTTTGTAATTTGGCCTCAAAGAGGAGTACGTAACACCATAGCGAAGTTTACGTCGAAGCGAATCTAAGTCGCAAAGACGCCATGTGAGGATTTTAGATTGAATTTCAGGAgtatgccacttttgtgtgacaacaccagtgccataagcttagccaacaacccagttccacacttcagaaccaaacatatagatgtgagattccactttctaagagaccacaatgagaaggaagACAATGAGTTAAGCTACATAAatacccaacactagctagccgatatattcaccaagcctctagatgctataAGATTTggctatttgagaggagagcttagtgTGTGACATACCTATgatattgtgtgagggggagttgtcctttgtacatactctatcttactattgttgtatttatattatatgttattatgtaagataatcatagtagttgagttttgatttgtatgtctttagcattttaaattgttagacttgaatttggactaagttgagtaatTATGTgaagcaatcttttaatcttagactcttcttgatgctttgatatgatacatttcaagcaagcttgtTTTCCctaagatgaaatttgacaattttatgaatcatgtaggctatcaaatgctacattcttgatcaccatgttcgtaattgcttaggcttagtcaacacttgtgttaaggctagtctgatggatatcttgctctaggtcttCTTGGTTCATGACAGTGGATTAGGAAATATTGCACTATgctttatgtttttattaaatgtttagctcatgatagaaccctATGGgaatatgtgttccttgtgtcgcaaatgcactacttaacttgatcttgtgaccatTTTGATAACTTATGCGAATcgaataatcataaaaaatcaagtctcttatggtaaaatgtgatccaatacggttgtcttgagaCCTCAAGTTGTTTGCCGTACCGAGTCGCGCGACACTTTgattggataagaggcaacttgaggataaaatgaaattcaaagaaaCGTGTCTAATTATTTcattctttttaatcacttgatcaatctaagtcttggtttcatatttgaGCGTTTGAAAAGCCTattgtcatgaatgcttgtttgtctagtttgagattgaagttgactagttcttaatgcttatATTGACTTGGTacaagtggatgcttatgtgatggTCACAATgtatatgattcggctatgtgaaattaaatgcgctAATCAactcttcgggtttagcttgtcacgcttcatgttcttgtgtcactgtctgTTTTTGAGCCTAtgtgcaattgtgagctccatccTCTCCTTTTGGGAGCCCTTTTGACATTTTTAGTACTTGAAAATActttatggtatacttgtgaaagctcactaagattgtatgttcatgcattaCATAATATTTTATCTTTGATGTTAAATTGTTAAAGGGAAAGAGCATATGTACAAAGAAGGAAATATGCTACAAAGGAGCAGAAAtgagaaaatttgcaacaaatctcaaagaaaaatgaaaaatgtgcattcatcaaggggaagcatttgtttttgagtttttgagcttttcttgctcttttgaggttttagCTTGTCTTTGCCTATTTTCAGCCTTTTGCAATCTGTCTTATGCTAAGTGATTTTTGtttactctttctcgagtttttggtcaccttaatgtgcttcacttcttctctaataaatctttatgctttgaggattgtcaatacactcatcaagggggagattgagaaaccaagtggagaagtgtcttggtttgtatgtgatgatgcaTTGATAACAGTTGATGCatcttgaacttggttagcatgtgtttgtagATGTTTGTTTTGGTTCATATCTAACTCGAGTTGACGGTGTTTGGAATTGGAGAATTATTTTCTatacgtagaaaaattacacacacggGAAGTTTcggtgtgaacatcggatgttccggtgtttaTAGAAGTTCTGGTGTGGGCAGCGTATACTCGTTGaactattttttgcagagagcgtTTTCAAgcgaaattggagatcaatgcaccggaaggtctggtaaGTGTGGTGGCTATACCGGAGGGTATCATTGGAGCAGTTTTAGTGCTGatcagaaatgaaagcaaacatcggatggtccagtgatggactTTAAGAGCGTCGGAGTATTTTGTatagagaggagattttttgcactaagtttgattatgtacgtcgaatagtccggtgctgagattgtgaacacaGGATAATACAccagaccttttgttgcagagagtttatagaagggtggttcggtggattggtacacactggattatccggtgatggacatgagatcacctgAAGCTTTCACCAGACATTTTCTTGGAGAGAGCAATGTTTTCctagaacagatagtgttatACTCAccaaatggtctggtgttcaggagcagaacacactggaacatccggtgttcacgttttttTACAGAATGTACTctaagttgaagtttttgatttaatgctaacctagagatgtttaggagtgtggagaaatgtgtttgcttgtttcaaggtgtgcaggtgacggatgcaacttggtggtcgacgacGGATGATTAGGACTAAGCATGTGCttgtgccggatgatcaagaaGGACCAGACGGAGTTAAGGAttatcctagctgtacacatgaaggtcaagcaaagcataaaacggaggatgaagatggtgtgttgacaaagtcaagcgaggaagatgccgatgcaagtgacaaggcaacTCGAGGGATGgagagcgggagagatttgacgacggtcaagattgcaagacggaggGCACACGTCATCATCGTTgtgcttgcttcaggtggaagcaactGTCGattagtcacgctttgagaagcgtgctacggtttcgcggtttggtctcaaaaccgtgggaggactggaggagtacgtgtcACCATCGTGAAgtttgcgtcgaggcgaagctaagtcgtaaagacGCCACAGCCATCTGATGAATGGAGatagtttcctaggcctataaatagaggagtataGCTATGAGAGAggttgaaccagccacttgagtctattgtgccactcatttgagaacCTAGTgctaaggttttagaggagaggaaagatGAGTATTTATCCTATGTATTAGGTTagagttttgagtgaaaaatcgGAGAGAAAAGATAAGTGTTTAGCCTATATATTAGGTGAgaatctttgtaatccatctaaaatagagTTGACATCTGCtgcaataaagtttatatttctTCATATTATTGTGTTCATActcttctagtttctctctattggtccCTTACGAGTTTTCAAGTTTATTGGCTTCcggatttgatttttgttttgatttttgggctgaaatttcagcaccttatgagatcaatttttgttgttgttagaggtataaaattcacatacatacGCTTATGTAatagggtcttgaatttccttgtctctagacaattaacttggagagttttgttgctcaatgttcatttttcttatttctttactagttgtgatctttcgagtgctaagatacatggattgatcttaaaatCAAACCTATGATTCAAATATCATTTGTGGAGTTGTGTTTCCTCGATTTtcttctcttgttaaaacttcactatatttttacttccgtttgagttttgatgtgcattgagtgatccaaatagaaaaagactattaattttaaaaaaattattaagacATTATTTATCTTATCTGCTCGCTAATCTTGATCCTACAGACTTTATACCCTACATTGATGTATAATTGAAGTGGCATCAATGACAATGCGACCTTAACTGATGTACAACTGAAGTAGCAGCAATGACGTTGCGGCTTGGACTGATGTACTGCACTAACGACAACGAAAGTTGAAGGAATCCTTGGCGGTGTTTCTACATCTAGCCATTACAATGACCTCGCAGCGTGTTGTGGTCAGGGTTCAAAAATGCgacggtaaccgcccaaaatgCGCGATTACCGACCTTCCCGCTGCGGCTCGATTTCAGAAATCGTTCggttaccgaatttgaattcaaataattcaaaccgaaattgaaaaaaaaaatccaaaaaaaaatctgataaaaaactagaggtaattttaagagtatctgtgaaaacgaaacttgaaaaaaaatatcgttTCGACATCCAAATTGATGAGCAAAGTGCGGGCATATTTCTAATGGGCTCGTTTCTGTTCTGGGCCGAATGAACAGTATCCTCTGGCCCATTTGTGGCCCACGGCGAAAGGATAAGGTGGCGTCGGTCAGCGCGTCCAGGCTTGCAATCACTTTCCCCATCGCGAGTTCACGAGCTGCTAGAGC
This genomic interval carries:
- the LOC133885176 gene encoding uncharacterized protein LOC133885176 — protein: MHGLSLIPAAAATPLIVASSTMPALRLASPALRLAARRPGPRPPPWLLFGGGVARRGLLCSAEAARRGGDEEAEERRSGPGSRAATERRLRGGNAAVGSVELLAIPGVGPRNLRKLVDNGFEGVAQLKQLYRDKFFGKSSEQMVEFLQSSVGIIHKNHAESITSFIKESVDEELKDTDSSKPSQKKRLTFCVEGNISVGKTTFLQRIANETIELRDLVEVVPEPIGKWQDVGPDHFNILDAFYAEPHRYAYTFQNYVFVTRVMQERESQGGIKPLRLMERSVFSDRMVFVRAVHEANWMNEMEISIYDSWFDPVVSSLPGLIPDGFIYLRASPDTCHKRMMHRKRSEEGGVTLDYLQGLHEKHESWLLPSKGTGPGVLSVSQLPIHMEGSLPPEIRDRVFYLEGNHMHSSIQKVPALVLDCEPDIDFNKDIEAKRQYARQVAEFFEFVKKKKEAPSEQTSTDKDRMNPQIMLPNRGSLWVPEGSPFAGSPMNLDFRRAMSSYLST